CATCCGGATATTTCACATAGGGTCTTTGTTCTTTCTCGTCCATGTAAATGACGTCAAGGGGGCAGGAGTCCTCACAGGTCCCGCAACCCACACACATATCTTCATTAATCACTGGAGGCATTGATTCCTTACTCTCCTTTCATTCGACTTTGCCGGGACACCCTGTAGTCTGTTACAGGGAGGAATGGCTGGGTGAGTGCACTGAAGCGCTTTTGTGCAAAGGCGGGTTTGCTTCCATCATAATTCCGCTCAAGTTAAACCACTGCCTGCAGCGGAGAGCTTCATTTATACTTAATAGGGAAAAATACGGTCCGCACCTTTTCCCCGTCCTCTATCCTCACCGTGACCTGACCGAGCCACCGGTTGTCGTCGGTTTCTGGAAAGTCGAGGCGATTATGGCACAGGCCGAAACGGCTCTCCTTTCGGAACAGGGCCGCTGAAATCATGCAACGGGCCACCGTGAGCATATTGTATACCTCCTGGGTCCGACAAAGATCATGGTAGGATGCCGCCCCGACACGATCTTTCCAGTCTTCCAGGAGGTCCAGGTTGTTTAAGGCCTTTTCCATGGTCCAGGCGGAACGGGTGGGCCCCATGCCCTCTGCCAGGGTCCGTTGGAGCACATCCTCGAATTCCTGCCATGAAACAGAACGAGATTCGGCCATGGGGGCGAATATCCGCTCTCGGATCTCCCGTACCCGGTTTTTCGGCAAAGGGATCTCCTTGCCTGTCTTTTTGCCGGCATACCGGGCCGATGTTTTTCCGGAATGAATCCCTCCGGTCACCGCCATGTGCAGGCTCCGACACTGATCCGCGGAATTGCCTGCAGAAAAAAGTCCGGGAACCGTGGTCTCGCAGTCCGGTCCGATCTTGATACCGCTTCCGCACACCTCGTTTGGGCCGCCTTGCATCCCTTCGGATGTGGCTATCTCCATAAGGTCCCTGCTTAGATCAATCCCTTTTTGCTCCAGGAAATCACCATACGTATCCTTGTCATAACTCAATGTTGTCACCAGATGCTTCAGGGACTCCGGATCGATATGTCGGCAATCTACGTAAACGGGTCCTCGGTGGGCCTTCAACTCACCCAGTACCCCTTGGACCAGTGTGTACCTGGGTCCTTTCATGCCCAGGGGATGATATCTCTTCATGAACTCTTCCCCGGCCCCATTCACCAGTTTGGCTCCCATCCCCACGAGGGCGTTGAGACCCGGGGCACTGAAACCGCGGGGTACCAGAGTCATTCGAAGGTACTCAACGTTGGCCAGCTCAGCACCGGCCCTGAGAGCCATGGCCTCCCCATCCCCTGTATTGGCCGGACACATCCAGCAATTGAAGCTCAGTCCGGTCGGGTTCTGGAACAAGCGGTTGGTCCCTCCTGTAAGCATGATAACGGCCTTGGCCTGAACCACATAAAAGGTTCCCTTACGAATATCAAACCCCGCTGCACCGCACACTTCACCATCGTAGACCAGAAGGTCTGAGGTCACCACCCGTTCCAGTACCGTGCATCCGGCACGTTTGACCGCCCTGGTCAACAAAGGCTTTAATCTCTTGCCGTTGAAATTGATCCACCAGGGTCCGGGTTGACCAAAGGACTGTGTACGGAAAAAGCTTCCATCGGGTCTTCGGAGTGTGCAACCGATGTCATCAAAGCGTTTGATGGCCGTTTCAAGCTCGTCGCAATAAACTTTTTCAACCACCGAGAGATCGGCGGCTCCCCGGGCGCTTTTGGCCGTGAACTCAAGATAGGCCTCCCGTGTATCCCACTCCGGCCCCGTATTCAGGTAGGCGCAGAAGTGATCAATGCCTCCGGCAGCATGCCCACTTCTTTTGATCACGGCCTTGTCCATAATAACAACATCCTGTCCAGCTTCACGGGCGCTCAGGGCGGCATTCAGTCCTGCCACCCCTCCACCGATGATAAGAACGTCTGTCTTCAAATATTGATCTTCCATTTCTTCCTCTCTCTTGAGCCGAGGTCTATCGATGGGATATTCCAGGGTGTCCGACCCTCAGCCGGACCAAGTCCAGGCCGAGGGTGGACTGCCCTTTTACCTGGGGCTTGTTGCAGGTTTCTTTATCAACCCCAGTTTTTTCAAGACCTCGGTCTCCTCGGGCCAGCTTTTCTCCAGAAAATCCTTGTACTCTTTGCTTCCAAGATTTGTGATAACCATAGCGTACTGCTTGAGGATTTTTTTGAATTTTTCGGTCTGGGCCACTTTCATAAAAGTGGCCTCCAGTTTTTTGACGATCTCAGGGGCCATGCCGGCAGGTCCGAAGATCGAGAAAAGGGTGTTGTTGTACCAGCTATAACCCAGTTCCGGGAAGGCAGGCACATCCGGGAATTCTTCCATTCTTTCCTTTGTTTGAACGGCAAGTATTCGAACTTTCCCTGATTTTACCATGCCCACGAACTGGGGCCCTGCGGAGCATGCATCCACATGTCCTCCCAGAAGAGCTGTTAATGCAGGCATGGTGCCCTTGTAAGGTATATGGATCCACCGGATCCCTTCCTGGACCTTCACCATCTCCATGGCCATATGCATGAAACTCCCGGCCCCGGCCGTACTGTATTTCACCTTGCCCGGGTTTTTCCGGGCGTATTCAACAAGTTCTTTGAATGTCTTCCATGGTGCATCCGTTTTTACAACCACGGCCGAAGGCGGTTGTGCATAGGCGAATATGGGTGTAAAGCTCTTGAGGGGGAAATAGGGCACTTTTCGCCTCTGGGGTACCCGGACGATCGCGGTACTCGTGGCACCCGCCAGGGTGTATCCGTCCGGGGAGGCGCCTTTCAACACAGCCAGGGCCACGCTGCCTCCTCCCCCCGGCCTGTTCTCGATGATAACGGGTTGACCCAGAATCTTTTCCGCACCAGCGGCCAGGGCCCGGACGGTCGTGTCCACTGATCCCCCTGCGGCAAAGGCGACCAGAATGGTAATCGGTTTATCGGGATATTCCGCGAAGGCCCTTGGAGGGACAAGAAAGAGAGCTGAAACACAGATAAGAGCGACCAGAAAAATCCCTAATCTAGTTTTCCTTGCTAAGCACATTTCGCATCCTCCTGTTTTATGAATTTGGACGCAGCCCTCCCTTTCAACTGGCTGCGAATAATCCCGATAATCGACAGTACCGTCATGATAAGAAAGACAAGGGCGATAGGCCGGGTGACAAAAATAGACAGGGACCCCCCGGAGAGAAGTAGTGACTGACGGACGGCTGTCTCACCGATCGGACTCAGAATAAAGGCAATGAGAAGCGGTGCCGTGGCAAATCCGAATTTGAGCATGAAAAAGCCGAGAATCCCGAAAAAAACCATGGTCCCTACATCAAACATGGAATGATTGATGGCATATGCGCCCACCACACAAAAGATCAGAACCACGGGGAAAAGGTAACCTCTGGGCACCTTGCTCAGATAGGCCGCATACTTCATAAACAGGCTGCCGATAATGAAATATACGATGTCGCAGATAATAAAGCCCAGGAATA
This region of Deltaproteobacteria bacterium genomic DNA includes:
- a CDS encoding ferredoxin family protein, coding for MPPVINEDMCVGCGTCEDSCPLDVIYMDEKEQRPYVKYPDECWHCGSCRQDCPEEAIEIRFPLRMLVGAGATPY
- a CDS encoding FAD-binding protein, whose product is MEDQYLKTDVLIIGGGVAGLNAALSAREAGQDVVIMDKAVIKRSGHAAGGIDHFCAYLNTGPEWDTREAYLEFTAKSARGAADLSVVEKVYCDELETAIKRFDDIGCTLRRPDGSFFRTQSFGQPGPWWINFNGKRLKPLLTRAVKRAGCTVLERVVTSDLLVYDGEVCGAAGFDIRKGTFYVVQAKAVIMLTGGTNRLFQNPTGLSFNCWMCPANTGDGEAMALRAGAELANVEYLRMTLVPRGFSAPGLNALVGMGAKLVNGAGEEFMKRYHPLGMKGPRYTLVQGVLGELKAHRGPVYVDCRHIDPESLKHLVTTLSYDKDTYGDFLEQKGIDLSRDLMEIATSEGMQGGPNEVCGSGIKIGPDCETTVPGLFSAGNSADQCRSLHMAVTGGIHSGKTSARYAGKKTGKEIPLPKNRVREIRERIFAPMAESRSVSWQEFEDVLQRTLAEGMGPTRSAWTMEKALNNLDLLEDWKDRVGAASYHDLCRTQEVYNMLTVARCMISAALFRKESRFGLCHNRLDFPETDDNRWLGQVTVRIEDGEKVRTVFFPIKYK
- a CDS encoding tripartite tricarboxylate transporter substrate binding protein, which produces MCLARKTRLGIFLVALICVSALFLVPPRAFAEYPDKPITILVAFAAGGSVDTTVRALAAGAEKILGQPVIIENRPGGGGSVALAVLKGASPDGYTLAGATSTAIVRVPQRRKVPYFPLKSFTPIFAYAQPPSAVVVKTDAPWKTFKELVEYARKNPGKVKYSTAGAGSFMHMAMEMVKVQEGIRWIHIPYKGTMPALTALLGGHVDACSAGPQFVGMVKSGKVRILAVQTKERMEEFPDVPAFPELGYSWYNNTLFSIFGPAGMAPEIVKKLEATFMKVAQTEKFKKILKQYAMVITNLGSKEYKDFLEKSWPEETEVLKKLGLIKKPATSPR